A DNA window from Engraulis encrasicolus isolate BLACKSEA-1 chromosome 3, IST_EnEncr_1.0, whole genome shotgun sequence contains the following coding sequences:
- the LOC134446443 gene encoding P2X purinoceptor 7-like: MSSEIQPYIYDPESEDDGEVEEEPIPHRLTMNVSEWCSCDNCERMPLEEENVCCREIPQVMTRLTDTITPVACMSQHPGLEPVCLNIYALQKALNDFRTDHGSLRVRGYQRRCRHLAYRCFVSWCWGWLGRKVRVVIPACVVRRIRQEFPDTEGQ; this comes from the exons ATGTCTTCAGAGATACAGCCGTATATATATGATCCTGAGTCAGAGgacgatggagaggtggaggaggaaccgATTCCTCATCGTTTGACTATGAACGTTTCGGAATG GTGTTCATGCGACAATTGTGAAAGAATGCCGCTGGAGGAGGAGAATGTTTGCTGCCGTGAGATTCCCCAG GTAATGACAAGACTGACCGATACCATCACCCCTGTTGCCTGCATGAGCCAACACCCTGGACTAGAACCTGTGTGCCTAAATATATATGCACTGCAGAAAGCCCTCAATGACTTCCGGACAGACCACGGAAGCCTGCGAGTGAGAGGCTACCAAAG ACGATGCCGGCATCTGGCCTACAGATGCTTCGTCAGTTGGTGCTGGGGCTGGCTGGGGAGAAAAGTCCGCGTTGTCATCCCGGCATGTGTCGTTCGGCGCATCAGACAGGAGTTTCCGGACACGGAGGGCCAG
- the LOC134445560 gene encoding uncharacterized protein LOC134445560 produces MTTLTESSQLSDSFSTSTTGHTDKKYIVFEKNIMELFQRCPRCSKSPELKTYRRGTFLSIDQICHHCEFFRQWKSQPLIKSTPVGNIQLSAAVYFSGSSFYQVQKMFQAMRLQNISYSAFRRHANRFLEPAVIHSWHQLQDTEVESLKHKKVKLGGDMRADSPGHCAKYGTYSLMNLETNSIIDLQLVQSNEVGGSHNMEKEGLTRGLQLLESKGVAVDYIVTDRHPQIQKFLRDRKITHYYDVWHLEKGLSKKVAKAAKEKDCEVVKKWQRGISNHVYWCATSSSSGPEKLAKWKSVMNHMQNKHEHDNPIFPKCLHPDRNSTDRKKWFKPGTKAIQRMEKILVNKRVLNDVEKLSSRYQTSTLEAFHSLMLRFTPKNVVFPFIGMLCRHYLAALHFNENAGRTQARTTKGTLRYSIHYPKAKKGGYSVKPVKTKATYRYVHKMMSLLFEEVIPNPKPYLEELEKIPVPNPLSSAFHHPPLAEAVESYRSRFNQGQP; encoded by the exons ATGACCACGCTAACAGAATCGTCACAGCTTTC TGACAGCTTCTCAACATCAACAACTGGTCACACCGACAAAAAATACATAGTTTTTGAAAAGAATATCATGGAACTCTTCCAGCGCTGTCCAAGGTGCAGCAAGTCACCAGAGTTGAAAACATACAGGCGAGGAACATTTTTATCCATCGACCAGATCTGCCACCACTGTGAGTTCTTCAGACAATGGAAGAGCCAGCCACTAATTAAGAGCACACCAGTAGGCAACATCCAACTGTCAGCAGCCGTATATTTCAGTGGATCATCATTCTATCAAGTGCAAAAG ATGTTTCAAGCCATGCGCCTCCAAAACATCAGTTACTCAGCATTCCGGAGGCATGCAAACCGTTTCCTTGAGCCGGCAGTGATTCACTCATGGCACCAGCTTCAAGACACTGAAGTGGAGTCTCTGAAGCACAAAAAAGTCAAGCTTGGCGGGGACATGAGGGCAGATTCACCTG GACACTGTGCCAAGTATGGAACTTACAGTCTTATGAATCTGGAGACCAACAGCATCATTGACCTTCAACTAGTACAG AGCAATGAAGTCGGTGGGAGCCACAATATGGAGAAAGAGGGACTCACAAGAGGACTGCAGCTGTTGGAGTCGAAGGGTGTGGCTGTGGACTACATTGTCACAGACCGTCACCCCCAGATCCAGAAGTTCCTCAGAGACCGCAAGATAACACATTATTATGATGTGTGGCATTTGGAGAAAG GTCTGTCCAAGAAGGTGGCAAAAGCAGCTAAAGAGAAGGACTGTGAGGTGGTGAAGAAGTGGCAACGAGGGATCAGCAACCACGTGTACTGGTGTgcaacatcctcctcctctgggcCAGAAAAACTTGCCAAGTGGAAATCTGTGATGAACCATATGCAAAACAAACACGAGCACGACAACCCCATCTTCCCGAAATGCCTCCACCCTGACCGCAATAGCACAGACCGCAAGAAGTGGTTTAAACCAG GTACCAAAGCCATACAGAGGATGGAGAAGATTCTTGTTAACAAGAGGGTTCTCAATGATGTGGAGAAACTAAGCTCCCGGTACCAAACGTCAACTCTGGAAGCATTTCACAGCCTGATGTTGCGGTTCACACCCAAGAATGTGGTCTTTCCTTTCATCGGAATGCTGTGCAG ACACTATCTGGCAGCACTTCACTTCAATGAAAATGCAGGGCGGACCCAGGCAAGAACCACAAAAGGAACCTTGAGATACAGCATCCACTACCCCAAGGCCAAAAAGGGAGGATACTCTGTGAAGCCAGTGAAGACAAAAGCAACATACC GTTACGTGCACAAGATGATGAGTCTGTTGTTCGAGGAGGTCATCCCAAACCCTAAGCCGTACTTGGAGGAGCTGGAAAAGATTCCTGTTCCGAATCCCCTGTCCTCAGCATTCCACCACCCTCCACTGGCAGAAGCTGTAGAATCCTACAGATCCCGCTTCAATCAAGGGCAGCCCTGA